The Trueperaceae bacterium genome includes a window with the following:
- a CDS encoding mannose-1-phosphate guanylyltransferase: MKAGDDTPGEPGTIPGFRAVVMAGGQGQRFWPLSTPERPKQFLDLGRAGRTLIQQTYDRVLPLAGSPANVYVATARKYVGLVCEQLPDVPVENLLVEPTPRDSAPAVALACLTIAQRDGDVVTGFFSSDHRVGPGFHEAIRSAAQVAAATGGLVTVGITPTRPATGYGYIEAGETEGPALRVRRFVEKPSARTAEAYLAAGGYLWNAGIFVWRVHAALAELDRHAPDLMVPLRDAFDAGRVAEAFPDLPRISIDYALMERTDRAYVVPGRFEWDDIGDWMALERLLEGDGTNTVVGRHVGRDASGNIVYTEDDGDVVVTLGVHDLVIVKRGHALLLVHKDRVQEIKELLADERLSGLLEEPVGRG, encoded by the coding sequence GTGAAGGCAGGCGACGACACGCCGGGCGAGCCGGGGACCATACCCGGCTTCCGCGCGGTGGTCATGGCGGGCGGTCAGGGCCAGCGCTTCTGGCCGCTCTCCACCCCCGAGAGGCCCAAGCAGTTCCTCGACCTCGGCCGCGCGGGACGCACGCTGATCCAGCAGACCTACGACAGGGTGCTGCCGCTGGCGGGCTCGCCGGCGAACGTCTACGTGGCGACGGCCCGCAAGTACGTGGGGCTCGTCTGCGAGCAGCTCCCCGACGTGCCCGTCGAGAACCTCCTGGTCGAGCCCACGCCGCGCGACTCCGCCCCGGCGGTCGCGCTCGCCTGCCTGACCATCGCCCAGCGGGACGGCGACGTCGTGACCGGCTTCTTCTCCTCCGACCACCGCGTGGGACCGGGCTTCCACGAGGCGATACGCTCCGCCGCCCAGGTCGCCGCGGCGACGGGCGGCCTCGTCACGGTGGGCATCACGCCCACCCGCCCCGCCACCGGCTACGGCTACATCGAGGCCGGCGAGACCGAGGGGCCGGCCCTGCGCGTGCGTCGCTTCGTCGAGAAGCCCAGCGCCCGCACCGCCGAGGCCTACCTCGCCGCCGGCGGCTACCTGTGGAACGCCGGCATCTTCGTGTGGCGCGTCCACGCAGCGCTGGCCGAGCTCGACCGCCACGCCCCCGACCTGATGGTGCCGCTGCGTGACGCCTTCGATGCCGGCAGGGTGGCCGAGGCGTTCCCCGACCTGCCGCGCATCTCGATCGACTACGCGCTCATGGAGCGCACCGACAGGGCCTACGTCGTGCCGGGACGCTTCGAGTGGGACGACATCGGCGACTGGATGGCGCTCGAGCGCCTGCTGGAGGGCGACGGCACGAACACGGTCGTGGGCAGGCACGTGGGCCGCGACGCCTCGGGCAACATCGTCTACACCGAGGACGACGGCGACGTGGTCGTGACCCTCGGCGTCCACGACCTCGTGATCGTGAAGCGCGGCCACGCGCTGCTGCTGGTCCACAAGGACCGCGTGCAGGAGATCAAGGAGCTGCTGGCCGACGAGCGCCTGTCGGGCCTGCTCGAGGAGCCGGTCGGCAGGGGCTGA
- the pyrR gene encoding bifunctional pyr operon transcriptional regulator/uracil phosphoribosyltransferase PyrR → MPETADLTLKSQIMSPAEFGRALKRIAHEVIERNKGAGDVALVGIHTRGVPLAERLAGLIELFEGTRPPVGKLDITLYRDDLTEISLQPVVKRTEVDFDVHGAKIVLVDDVIYTGRTARAALDAIIDMGRPAAIQYAVMVDRGHRELPIRADYVGKNVPTSRSEIVHVRVQEVDGEDGVELWERQA, encoded by the coding sequence ATGCCCGAGACAGCTGACCTCACCCTGAAGTCGCAGATCATGTCCCCGGCCGAGTTCGGCCGGGCCCTCAAGCGCATCGCCCACGAAGTGATCGAGCGCAACAAGGGCGCGGGCGACGTGGCGCTCGTGGGCATACACACCCGCGGCGTGCCGCTCGCCGAGCGCCTGGCCGGCCTCATCGAGCTCTTCGAGGGCACGAGGCCGCCCGTCGGCAAGCTCGACATCACGCTCTACCGCGACGACCTCACCGAGATCTCGCTGCAGCCCGTCGTGAAGCGCACCGAGGTGGACTTCGACGTCCACGGCGCGAAGATCGTGCTCGTCGACGACGTGATCTACACCGGCCGCACGGCGAGGGCCGCCCTCGACGCGATCATCGACATGGGGCGCCCCGCGGCGATCCAGTACGCGGTCATGGTCGACCGCGGCCACCGCGAGCTGCCGATCCGCGCCGACTACGTCGGGAAGAACGTGCCGACGAGCCGCTCCGAGATCGTCCACGTGCGCGTGCAGGAGGTCGACGGCGAGGACGGGGTCGAGCTGTGGGAGCGCCAGGCGTGA
- a CDS encoding dihydroorotase, whose product MRLALRGGRLLDGAGDRGVHDLYVRDGVIEGLDLGGEVDLDVDAAGRVVTPAFLDLHAHLRDPGQEVKEDLASGLAAAAAGGYGTVVSMANTDPVVDDPGIVADLVARAARVEGARLRPAAAISKGLRGEELTDLAALKAAGAVMVTDDGVPVADSRLFRSACEYAAALGLIVQTHSEDPSLRDGGVMNEGAVSQRLGLPGNPDASEAVMVFRDGEVARLTGARVHLAHVSSRRGLEVARWLKAGGAPVTVEVTPHHLTLTDECLRSFDPVYKVAPPLRTAADVEALRAGLVDGAVDSIGTDHAPHTLAEKQQDMLSAPFGIANLEVAFPLLYTRLVATGSLPLERLLWLLQDGPARVMGWPAPRLEPGAPADLTVLDLEAEREVDGTRFKSKAKHTPWQGEALRGWPVATVVAGRLVHGEG is encoded by the coding sequence ATGAGGCTCGCCCTGAGAGGCGGTCGCCTGCTGGACGGGGCGGGCGACCGCGGCGTCCACGACCTCTACGTGCGCGACGGGGTCATAGAGGGGCTCGACCTCGGGGGCGAGGTGGACCTCGACGTCGACGCCGCGGGCCGGGTCGTCACCCCGGCGTTCCTCGACCTCCACGCCCACCTGCGCGACCCCGGCCAGGAGGTCAAGGAGGACCTCGCCAGCGGCCTGGCCGCGGCCGCGGCCGGCGGGTACGGGACCGTCGTCTCGATGGCGAACACCGACCCCGTCGTCGACGACCCGGGGATCGTCGCCGACCTGGTCGCGCGCGCCGCGCGCGTGGAGGGCGCCAGGCTCAGGCCGGCGGCGGCGATCAGCAAGGGCCTGCGCGGCGAGGAGCTGACGGACCTGGCGGCGCTCAAGGCCGCCGGCGCGGTCATGGTCACCGACGACGGCGTGCCCGTCGCCGACTCGCGGCTCTTCCGCAGCGCCTGCGAGTACGCCGCCGCGCTGGGCCTCATCGTCCAGACCCACTCCGAGGACCCGTCGCTGCGCGACGGCGGGGTCATGAACGAGGGGGCGGTCAGCCAGCGGCTCGGCCTGCCGGGCAACCCTGACGCGTCCGAGGCCGTGATGGTCTTCCGCGACGGCGAGGTCGCCAGGCTCACGGGCGCGCGCGTCCACCTGGCGCACGTGAGCTCGCGGCGCGGGCTCGAGGTCGCGCGCTGGCTGAAGGCCGGCGGCGCGCCCGTCACCGTGGAGGTCACGCCGCACCACCTGACGCTCACCGACGAGTGCCTGAGGAGCTTCGATCCCGTCTACAAGGTCGCGCCGCCGCTGCGCACCGCGGCCGACGTGGAGGCCCTGCGCGCGGGCCTCGTCGACGGCGCCGTCGACTCGATCGGCACCGACCACGCGCCGCACACGCTGGCCGAGAAGCAGCAGGACATGCTGAGCGCGCCGTTCGGCATCGCGAACCTCGAGGTGGCGTTCCCGCTGCTCTACACGCGTCTCGTCGCCACGGGGAGCCTCCCGCTCGAACGCCTGCTGTGGCTGCTGCAGGACGGCCCGGCGCGCGTGATGGGCTGGCCCGCGCCGCGCCTCGAGCCGGGCGCACCGGCGGACCTGACGGTCCTCGACCTCGAGGCCGAGCGCGAGGTCGACGGCACGCGCTTCAAGAGCAAGGCCAAGCACACGCCCTGGCAGGGCGAGGCGCTGAGGGGCTGGCCCGTGGCCACCGTGGTGGCCGGCAGGCTCGTGCACGGGGAGGGGTAG
- a CDS encoding Crp/Fnr family transcriptional regulator → MTPAYDATTTRVAAPQELPPPQAQPAAEALLLPQHDLGRGITLSAGETLYREGDEVESAYLVASGLLALAVGSGRGRERVVDLAGPGDVVGALSGHQVRYLDTATALGPDTRVVAVPLGPGSDAARDLVDRAAARRLERLTEQLEEEGAPVAARVATAFARLAERFGQEVADGMVRLTLPLTHDTLAGLVGAARETTSAAVQQLRRAGLIAGTRGRYLVLPRALRAFAQESSLN, encoded by the coding sequence ATGACGCCGGCCTACGACGCCACTACGACCCGCGTCGCGGCGCCGCAGGAGCTGCCACCGCCCCAGGCGCAGCCCGCGGCGGAGGCCCTGCTGCTGCCGCAGCACGACCTCGGGCGCGGCATCACGCTGTCGGCCGGCGAGACCCTCTACCGCGAGGGCGACGAGGTCGAGTCCGCCTACCTCGTGGCGTCGGGCCTGCTGGCGCTGGCGGTCGGCTCGGGCCGCGGCCGCGAGCGCGTCGTCGACCTCGCCGGACCGGGCGACGTCGTCGGGGCCCTCTCCGGGCACCAGGTCAGGTACCTCGACACCGCCACGGCCCTGGGGCCCGACACGCGCGTCGTCGCCGTGCCCCTGGGGCCGGGCTCCGACGCCGCCAGGGACCTGGTCGACAGGGCCGCCGCCCGGCGGCTCGAGCGCCTCACCGAGCAGCTCGAGGAGGAGGGCGCCCCGGTCGCCGCGCGCGTGGCCACCGCGTTCGCCCGCCTGGCCGAGCGGTTCGGGCAGGAGGTGGCCGACGGCATGGTCCGCCTCACGCTGCCGCTGACGCACGACACCCTCGCCGGGCTCGTCGGCGCCGCGCGCGAGACGACGAGCGCGGCCGTGCAGCAGCTGCGCCGCGCCGGCCTCATCGCCGGCACGCGCGGGCGCTACCTCGTGCTGCCGCGCGCCCTGCGCGCTTTCGCGCAGGAGTCCTCCCTCAACTGA
- a CDS encoding SCO family protein, translating to MRGPARFFLTFALLVAAGAGAYLLGAWLRPRPEPAGTALRDPVSISGLTLVDQDGDEFHLADDLRGHVTLVFFGFTRCPDVCPLTMAQLSSAYEAVGEPDDLKVVMVSVDPEYDTPEVVGAFVERFNPAFIGLTGANSQVAEAAKAFFVGYGGAGVETVHTEYVSVLDREGRLRYVYGSDAVRSLGRDLPRLLREL from the coding sequence GTGAGAGGTCCCGCGCGCTTCTTCCTCACCTTCGCCCTGCTCGTCGCGGCCGGGGCCGGAGCCTACCTGCTGGGCGCCTGGCTGCGCCCGCGGCCGGAGCCCGCCGGCACGGCGCTGCGGGACCCCGTGAGCATCTCCGGCCTCACGCTCGTCGACCAGGACGGCGACGAGTTCCACCTCGCCGACGACCTGCGCGGCCACGTCACGCTCGTGTTCTTCGGCTTCACCCGCTGCCCCGACGTGTGCCCGCTCACGATGGCGCAGCTCTCCAGCGCCTACGAGGCCGTCGGCGAGCCGGACGACCTGAAGGTCGTCATGGTCAGCGTCGACCCCGAGTACGACACGCCCGAGGTGGTGGGTGCCTTCGTCGAGCGGTTCAACCCCGCGTTCATCGGCCTCACCGGGGCGAACTCGCAGGTGGCGGAGGCCGCCAAGGCGTTCTTCGTGGGCTACGGCGGCGCGGGCGTGGAGACCGTCCACACCGAGTACGTGTCCGTTCTCGACCGCGAGGGGCGCCTGCGGTACGTCTACGGCTCCGACGCCGTCAGGAGCCTCGGGCGCGACCTGCCGCGCCTGCTCCGGGAGCTCTAG
- a CDS encoding HD domain-containing phosphohydrolase, which produces MGTGKLAPDKQTESVSAANRALRLLQEMLEHTSEAVFVLSADDRVIDCNPRAELALGARRGELLGLPLAELVPMGSPLLALLEVQDADEPLRLEVELERRDGGFVPVEMLARRLDDGATLLLCRDTTVTRSAEQALERSERRFMALVKHSSDVTIVLDGLGGVSFVSPSIVRLGVHQPVFTESQLWRVVHPRDRARVEEDMRELKASRAGSTPQSPPRVSRFRYRVRGEWRWIEAVGTDLRDDPDVRGIVLNVRDVTEREESAQRLRVSEAYYRAIFEKSLEGVVLLGRDRRVRSVSGAVVNMLGYPADEFVGLDRTDLVHADDRDALLDALDMAEAMPGATESLRFRCRDARGDWRWLEGTVTNLLEDPDVRAYVLNFRDISDRVRAMEKIQNLNEELKRRLDHVQSLRRIDMAITNSVDVRLVLDIFMDQLVQDLGVDAVAVLLYEPAGQVLRPAVGRGFTGELRQRLRLALGDGPAGRAALEQRSIFLPELKQEAQKGAAVAEAQQEGFASYMAVPMFAKGQLQGVIELYSKETLVPNDEWLEFLETYADQGAIAIENAQLLRSLERSNVELQRAYDRTIAGWANALDLKDEDTAGHSKRVTDMTVRLARRLGMSAEELVHVQRGALLHDIGKMGIPDSILLKRGPLTEEEFEIMKRHPVYAYELLGPIEFLRPALDIPYAHHERWDGTGYPRGLKGEEIPLAARIFAIVDVFDALTSDRPYRRAWTREEALAHIREGVGTRFDPRVAEAFFEMIEAGE; this is translated from the coding sequence GTGGGGACGGGCAAGCTGGCACCCGACAAGCAGACCGAGTCGGTCAGCGCCGCGAACCGCGCGCTGCGGCTGCTCCAGGAGATGCTGGAGCACACCAGCGAGGCCGTCTTCGTGCTGTCCGCCGACGACAGGGTCATCGACTGCAACCCGCGCGCCGAGCTCGCACTGGGCGCCCGCCGCGGCGAGCTGCTGGGCCTGCCGCTCGCCGAGCTGGTGCCCATGGGGTCGCCGCTGCTGGCGCTGCTGGAGGTGCAGGACGCCGACGAGCCGCTGCGGCTGGAGGTCGAGCTGGAGCGGCGCGACGGGGGCTTCGTGCCGGTGGAGATGCTGGCGCGGCGCCTCGACGACGGCGCCACGCTGCTGCTGTGCCGCGACACCACCGTCACCCGCTCGGCCGAGCAGGCGCTCGAGCGCAGCGAGCGGCGGTTCATGGCGCTCGTCAAGCACTCCTCCGACGTCACGATCGTCCTCGACGGCCTCGGCGGCGTGAGCTTCGTCTCCCCTTCGATCGTCAGGCTGGGCGTGCACCAGCCGGTGTTCACCGAGTCGCAGCTCTGGCGCGTCGTGCACCCGCGCGACCGCGCGCGCGTGGAGGAGGACATGCGCGAGCTGAAGGCCTCGCGCGCCGGCTCCACGCCGCAGAGCCCGCCGCGCGTGTCGCGCTTCCGCTACCGGGTGCGGGGCGAGTGGCGCTGGATCGAGGCCGTCGGCACCGACCTGCGCGACGACCCCGACGTCCGCGGCATCGTGCTCAACGTCCGCGACGTCACCGAGCGCGAGGAGTCGGCCCAGCGCCTGCGGGTCAGCGAGGCGTACTACCGCGCGATCTTCGAGAAGAGCCTCGAGGGCGTCGTGCTCCTCGGTCGCGACAGGCGCGTACGCTCGGTGAGCGGCGCCGTCGTGAACATGCTCGGGTACCCCGCCGATGAGTTCGTGGGGCTCGACCGCACCGACCTCGTCCACGCCGACGACCGCGACGCGCTCCTCGACGCGCTCGACATGGCCGAGGCGATGCCGGGCGCCACCGAGAGCCTGCGCTTCCGCTGCCGCGACGCGCGCGGCGACTGGCGCTGGCTCGAGGGCACCGTCACGAACCTGCTCGAGGACCCGGACGTGCGGGCGTACGTGCTGAACTTCCGCGACATCAGCGACCGCGTGCGGGCGATGGAGAAGATCCAGAACCTCAACGAGGAGCTGAAGCGCCGCCTCGACCACGTGCAGTCGCTGCGGCGCATCGACATGGCGATCACGAACTCCGTCGACGTCAGGCTGGTGCTCGACATCTTCATGGACCAGCTCGTGCAGGACCTGGGCGTGGACGCCGTGGCCGTGCTCCTCTACGAGCCGGCCGGCCAGGTGCTGCGGCCGGCCGTCGGACGCGGCTTCACGGGCGAGCTCAGGCAGCGCCTGCGGCTGGCCCTGGGGGACGGACCGGCGGGGCGCGCGGCGCTGGAGCAGCGCTCGATCTTCCTGCCCGAGCTCAAGCAGGAGGCCCAGAAGGGCGCGGCCGTGGCGGAGGCGCAGCAGGAAGGCTTCGCCAGCTACATGGCCGTGCCGATGTTCGCGAAGGGCCAGCTCCAGGGCGTGATCGAGCTCTACTCGAAGGAGACGCTCGTGCCCAACGACGAGTGGCTCGAGTTCCTCGAGACCTACGCCGACCAGGGCGCCATCGCGATCGAGAACGCCCAGCTGCTGCGCTCGCTGGAGCGCTCGAACGTGGAGCTGCAGCGCGCCTACGACCGCACGATCGCCGGCTGGGCGAACGCCCTCGACCTCAAGGACGAGGACACCGCCGGCCACAGCAAGCGCGTGACGGACATGACGGTGCGCCTGGCGCGGCGCCTGGGCATGTCGGCCGAGGAGCTCGTGCACGTCCAGCGCGGCGCGCTGCTCCACGACATCGGCAAGATGGGCATACCCGACTCGATACTCCTCAAGCGCGGCCCGCTCACCGAGGAGGAGTTCGAGATCATGAAGCGCCACCCCGTCTACGCCTACGAGCTCCTGGGGCCGATCGAGTTCCTCAGGCCCGCCCTCGACATCCCCTACGCCCACCACGAGCGCTGGGACGGCACCGGCTACCCGCGCGGGCTCAAGGGCGAGGAGATCCCGCTGGCGGCGCGCATCTTCGCGATCGTCGACGTGTTCGACGCGCTCACGTCGGACCGTCCCTACCGCCGGGCGTGGACGCGCGAGGAGGCGCTGGCCCACATCAGGGAGGGCGTGGGCACGCGCTTCGACCCGCGCGTCGCCGAGGCGTTCTTCGAGATGATCGAGGCGGGGGAGTAG
- a CDS encoding aldehyde dehydrogenase family protein produces the protein MTETATEAPAAGAAKTYGNLIGWRSVPSEGTFASRNASRLSDVVGHFPEATKDQVREACEAACEAFRTWSRTPAPIRGQLIGQLGKALEREKESLSRLVTREMGKTLKEARGSVQEAIDTCHFFQSEGRRLYGQTVPSEMPRKELNTYRRPLGVVGIVTAGNFPIAVPSWKIVPALLTGNTVVWKPSEDAPAVAYAFAKLFEEAGVPAGVLNVVFGGGAGAAGEFLVDMMDEGRLDKFAFTGSTAVGRRIGEIAGRNLLHPTLELGGKNPLIVMRDADLDNAVEGAVFSAFGTGGQRCTSAGNLIVDAPVYDEFKRRFLERVEAIRIGDPNEHEDVLYGPFINERFFRRWLEHYDWGREDGATLLYGRGRIAPGNAPAGFVGDPDAAYYGWPTVWEGVRPGMRIFQTEVFGPTINLVRVDGIEEAVRVANSVDYGLSSAIYTNDREWAHHFKENIEAGMSSINNTTVGAEAHMPFGGVKGSGNGARESGIWVIEGYTYWHAVNDDVSGRLQLAQMDTAYVEPKGEVDVSSLF, from the coding sequence ATGACCGAGACGGCAACCGAGGCGCCCGCGGCCGGCGCCGCCAAGACCTACGGTAACCTCATAGGCTGGCGCAGCGTGCCCAGCGAGGGCACCTTCGCCTCCCGCAACGCGAGCCGACTGTCCGACGTCGTGGGGCACTTCCCCGAGGCCACCAAGGACCAGGTGAGGGAGGCGTGCGAGGCCGCCTGCGAGGCGTTCAGGACGTGGTCGCGCACGCCCGCGCCGATCCGCGGCCAGCTCATCGGGCAGCTCGGCAAGGCGCTGGAGCGCGAGAAGGAGTCGCTCTCCCGGCTGGTGACGCGCGAGATGGGCAAGACGCTCAAGGAGGCGCGCGGCAGCGTGCAGGAGGCCATCGACACCTGCCACTTCTTCCAGTCGGAGGGACGCAGGCTCTACGGCCAGACCGTGCCTTCCGAGATGCCGCGCAAGGAGCTCAACACCTACCGCCGGCCGCTGGGCGTCGTCGGCATCGTCACGGCCGGCAACTTCCCCATCGCCGTGCCGTCGTGGAAGATCGTGCCGGCGCTCCTCACCGGCAACACCGTCGTGTGGAAGCCGTCCGAGGACGCCCCAGCTGTCGCCTACGCCTTCGCCAAGCTCTTCGAGGAGGCCGGCGTGCCGGCGGGCGTGCTCAACGTCGTCTTCGGCGGCGGCGCCGGCGCTGCCGGCGAGTTCCTCGTCGACATGATGGACGAGGGTCGCCTCGACAAGTTCGCGTTCACGGGCAGCACGGCGGTGGGCCGGCGCATCGGCGAGATCGCCGGGCGCAACCTGCTGCACCCCACCCTGGAGCTGGGCGGCAAGAACCCCCTCATCGTCATGCGCGACGCCGACCTCGACAACGCCGTGGAGGGCGCCGTCTTCTCGGCGTTCGGCACCGGCGGTCAGCGCTGCACCTCGGCCGGCAACCTCATCGTCGACGCCCCCGTCTACGACGAGTTCAAGCGCCGGTTCCTCGAGCGCGTCGAGGCCATCAGGATCGGCGACCCCAACGAGCACGAGGACGTCCTGTACGGCCCCTTCATCAACGAGCGCTTCTTCCGGCGGTGGCTCGAGCACTACGACTGGGGACGGGAGGACGGCGCCACGTTGCTCTACGGCCGGGGCCGCATCGCGCCCGGCAACGCGCCGGCCGGCTTCGTGGGCGACCCCGACGCCGCCTACTACGGCTGGCCGACCGTGTGGGAGGGCGTGAGGCCCGGCATGAGGATCTTCCAGACCGAGGTGTTCGGCCCCACGATCAACCTCGTGAGGGTCGACGGCATCGAGGAGGCGGTGCGGGTCGCGAACTCCGTGGACTACGGCCTCTCCAGCGCGATCTACACGAACGACCGCGAGTGGGCGCACCACTTCAAGGAGAACATCGAGGCCGGCATGTCCTCGATCAACAACACGACAGTCGGCGCCGAGGCGCACATGCCCTTCGGCGGCGTGAAGGGCTCGGGCAACGGCGCGCGCGAGTCGGGCATCTGGGTCATCGAGGGCTACACCTACTGGCACGCCGTCAACGACGACGTCTCCGGCAGGCTGCAGCTGGCGCAGATGGACACGGCCTACGTGGAGCCGAAGGGAGAGGTGGACGTCTCGAGCCTGTTCTGA
- the uppS gene encoding polyprenyl diphosphate synthase, with translation MPAVKTGPVVAEEPEAAPTPPGSPAAEPARGGDGSRARAARRTLRAFNALTRPLYWLYERRLVSAIRAGGRVPRHIGIIMDGNRRFARAVGLDVKAGHDHGADKAREVLDWCLELGIEHVTLWGFSTDNRGRAPDEVAHLHALFAQQARDLLSDAKLHANRVRVKVIGDTSDFPDDAKEALRAMEEATEGYDNLHVNVALGYGGREEIIDAVNALLRARLAAGETLESVAGNVRAEDLTEHLYTAGMPDPDFVIRTSGEVRLSGFMPWQTAYSEFYFCDANWPEFRKVDFLRAVRDFQARERRYGR, from the coding sequence GTGCCCGCAGTGAAGACCGGCCCCGTGGTGGCCGAGGAGCCGGAGGCCGCGCCGACGCCCCCCGGGTCACCAGCCGCGGAGCCCGCCCGCGGCGGCGACGGCTCTCGCGCCAGGGCGGCCCGGCGCACCCTGAGGGCGTTCAACGCGCTCACGCGGCCGCTCTACTGGCTCTACGAGCGGCGGCTCGTCAGCGCCATACGCGCCGGCGGCAGGGTGCCGCGGCACATCGGCATCATCATGGACGGCAACAGGCGCTTCGCGCGGGCCGTGGGCCTCGACGTCAAGGCCGGCCACGACCACGGCGCCGACAAGGCGCGGGAGGTCCTCGACTGGTGCCTCGAGCTCGGCATCGAGCACGTGACGCTGTGGGGCTTCTCGACGGACAACAGGGGCCGCGCGCCCGACGAGGTGGCCCACCTCCACGCCCTGTTCGCGCAGCAGGCGCGCGACCTGCTGAGCGACGCGAAGCTGCACGCCAACCGCGTGCGCGTGAAGGTCATCGGCGACACCTCCGACTTCCCCGACGACGCCAAGGAGGCGCTGCGGGCGATGGAGGAGGCGACGGAGGGCTACGACAACCTCCACGTGAACGTCGCGCTCGGCTACGGGGGCCGCGAGGAGATCATCGACGCGGTGAACGCCCTGCTGCGCGCTCGCCTCGCCGCCGGGGAGACGCTGGAGAGCGTCGCCGGCAACGTGCGCGCCGAGGACCTCACGGAGCACCTCTACACTGCCGGCATGCCGGACCCCGACTTCGTGATACGCACCTCTGGCGAGGTGAGGCTCTCCGGGTTCATGCCGTGGCAGACGGCCTACAGCGAGTTCTACTTCTGCGACGCCAACTGGCCGGAGTTCCGCAAGGTCGACTTCCTGCGGGCGGTCAGGGACTTCCAGGCGCGCGAGAGGCGGTACGGAAGGTGA
- a CDS encoding aspartate carbamoyltransferase catalytic subunit encodes MIGAAAQVPPPTPPAAVARRHRHLLDFEGWTAEDVASLLETAEVMAQVLTRPVKRVPALQGYTVATLFFEESTRTRLSFERAARAQSADVISFAAGSSSLKKGESVRDTLRTIEQLQADLYVVRHPSAGVPHQLARWTAGAVVNAGDGRHAHPTQALLDAYTLRAALTEAGLPPAERARPFAGRRLAIVGDVEHSRVARSNAELFTLLGGEVVLCGPAALLPRELSRLPGVHLTTDLDEAARDADALMALRIQRERLGPRRLPSLAEYVARYQLRERHLEVAEPHAFVMHPGPINRDVEVSSELADGPRSLVERQVASGVPVRMAVLYALLVGKR; translated from the coding sequence GTGATCGGCGCCGCCGCGCAGGTACCCCCGCCGACCCCGCCGGCCGCGGTCGCCAGGCGCCACCGCCACCTCCTCGACTTCGAGGGCTGGACGGCCGAGGACGTCGCGTCGCTGCTGGAGACGGCCGAGGTGATGGCGCAGGTGCTCACCCGCCCCGTGAAGCGGGTGCCGGCGCTGCAGGGCTACACGGTCGCCACGCTCTTCTTCGAGGAGAGCACGCGCACGCGCCTCTCCTTCGAGCGCGCCGCCAGGGCCCAGTCGGCCGACGTGATCTCGTTCGCCGCCGGCTCCTCGAGCCTCAAGAAGGGCGAGAGCGTCCGCGACACCCTGCGCACGATCGAGCAGCTGCAGGCCGACCTCTACGTCGTGCGGCACCCGTCGGCCGGCGTGCCGCACCAGCTCGCGCGCTGGACCGCCGGCGCGGTCGTCAACGCCGGCGACGGGCGCCACGCCCACCCCACGCAGGCGCTCCTGGACGCCTACACGCTGCGGGCCGCGCTCACCGAGGCGGGCCTGCCGCCCGCGGAGCGCGCCAGGCCGTTCGCCGGGCGGCGGCTCGCCATCGTCGGCGACGTCGAGCACTCGCGCGTGGCCCGCTCGAACGCCGAGCTGTTCACGCTCCTCGGCGGGGAGGTCGTGCTGTGCGGTCCGGCCGCGCTGCTCCCCCGCGAGCTCTCGAGGCTCCCCGGCGTGCACCTGACCACCGACCTGGACGAGGCGGCCCGCGACGCCGACGCGCTCATGGCCCTGCGCATACAGCGCGAGCGCCTGGGCCCGCGGCGGCTGCCGTCGCTGGCCGAGTACGTGGCCCGCTACCAGCTCCGCGAGCGCCACCTCGAGGTCGCCGAGCCGCACGCCTTCGTGATGCACCCGGGCCCAATCAACCGCGACGTCGAGGTGAGCAGCGAGCTCGCCGACGGACCGCGCAGCCTCGTCGAGCGCCAGGTCGCCAGCGGGGTGCCGGTGAGGATGGCCGTGCTCTACGCGCTCCTGGTGGGCAAGCGATGA